The sequence GAAGCGGGGCAGGTCCTCGGCCAGTGCCACCGGCGGTGGGTCCTCGTGAGCGAGCGTCGGCACGTCCAGCGGCTGGTCCGGCACCGCGACGGTGACCGCTCGCGCGGTCGCGACCGTGGCGCCCTCGCTGGTGACCGTGGCCTCCCAGCGACCGGCGCTGCGGCCGGCGCGGCCGGTGACCGTGAGCTGCAGCGCAGTGAGCGGCACGGGGCGGAGGAACTCCACCGTCAGCCGTGCGAGCCGGTGGCCCTCGCCGGCCTCCTGCTCCACGCAGTGCGCGAGCAGGGCCGCCGGTGCGCCGCCGTGCTGGGCGTCGGCACTCCAGGGGCCGCGGGCGTACTCGGTCGGGAGGAAGGTGCCGGGACCGTCCCCGGGCACGAAGACGGCATCGGCGGAGGCGGCGGCAGTCACCCGAGGCATCGTACGGAGCCGCGCGCCTGCCTCGCCGTCAGGCCTGGTCGGCCAACAGGTCGCCGACCTCGCGGAGGCCGGCCAGGTCGTGCACGTCCCCGGCGAGCGCGGGCACGACGGCCCGGGGGACCTGGGGGTGGGCGGTCGCGAACCGCTCCCGCAGCGCCCGCTCGCGGGTCACCGACTGCACCTGGTCGGCGTGCAGCCGCAGCAGTCCCGCCGTCAGCGATGCCGGGTCCTCACGCCGCAACCGGCCCGCCGCGGCCAGCGCGTCCTCGGCCTCCAGGGCGCTCGCCGGCTGTGGGTTCGCGCGGTTGACGACGAGGCCCGCCAACGGCATCTCGTCCTCGCTGAGCCGCTCCACGAAGTACGCCGCCTCCCGCAGTGCGTCCGGCTCCGGGGCCGCCACCACCAGGAACGCCGTCCCGTCGGCCTGCAGCAACGAGTAGGTCTTCTGCGCGCGTTGGCGGAACCCACCGAAGACGGTGTCGAGGGCGGCGACGAAGGTCTGCAGGTCCCGCAGCACCTGGGCGCCCAGCACCTTGGTCAGTGCGCCGGTGACCAGCCCGAAGCCCGCCGTCATCAGCCGCGCGGGGCCGCGGGCCGGGGCCAGCATCAGCCGGATGAAGCGGCCGTCGAGGAAGCTCGACAGCCGTTCGGGGGCGTCGAGGAAGTCCAGCGCGGACCGCGACGGCGGGGTGTCCACCACGATCAGGTCGTAGTCGCCGCTGCGTTGCGCCTCGCGGTGGATCTGGCCGAGCTTCTCCATCGCCATGTACTCCTGCGTGCCCGCGAACGAGCTCGACAGGGCGACGTAGAAGGGGTTGTCCAGGATCTGCTGCGCCTTCTCCGGGCTGGCCTGGGACTCCACCACCTCGTCGAAGGTGCGCTTCATGTCCAGCATCATCGCGTCCAGCCGGCCGGACTCGCCGTCGGTCGCGTCCGTCGCGACCCCCTGCACCGGCCGCGGGGTGTTGTCCAGCTCCTCAATGCCCATCGACTGCGCGAGCCGGCGCGCCGGGTCGATGGTCAGGACGACGACCTTGCGGCCCCGCTCGGCCGCCCGCAGTGCGAGCGCGGCCGAGGTGGTGGTCTTGCCGACCCCGCCGGAGCCGCAGCACACGATGATGCCGGTGTCGCGGTCGTCCAGCAGCGCGTCGACGTCGAGCGGTCCGGCCGACTGCGTCGTGGTCGGCCCCACGCGGCTCCTGCTCCTGCTCATGCCAGTCCCTGCTCCCGCATCGTCGACGCGAGCTCGTAGAGCCCGCCCAGGTCCACGCCGCCCGCCAGCCGCGGCAGCTCGTACGCCGGCACGTCCAGCGCCGCGATGCGCTCGCGCTGGGAGTCCTCCAGTGCCCGCCGGTCGGCGTGGTTGCGCGCCTCGCTGAGCAGGCCGTCGACCAGGGCGTCGTCGGGCTCGAGGCCGGCACCGGACAGGTCGCCGGCGATCGCGTCGCGGTCCAGCGTCCCGGCGCGGGCCGCGGCGAGCTCCTCGGTCGTGAGGTCCTGCGGGCGTACTTGGTTGACGACGACGCCGCCGACCGGGATGTCGACCTCGCGGACCTCCTCGATGGCGTCGGCGGTCTCCTGCACCGGCATCTCCTCCAGCAGGGTCACCAGGTGCACCGCGGTCCGCGGCGAGCGGAACAGCTGCATCATCGTGTCGGACTGCTGCTTGATGGGGCCCACCTTCGCCAGCCCGGCCAGCTCGTTGCTGACGTTGAGGAACTGGGTGATCCGACCGGTCGGGGGAGCGTCGAGCACGACCGCGTCGTACTCCTGCGCCCCCCGGTTGCGCGTGTTGCGCTGCACCGCCTCGTAGACCTTGCCGGTGAGCAGCACGTCGCGCACGCCGGGGGCGATGGTGGTCGCGAACTCGACCACGCCGAACTTGTCCAGCGCCTTGCCCGCCCGGCCGAGGCGGTAGTACATCGCGAGGTACTCCAGCAGCGCCGACTCCGCGTCGATGTGCAGGGCGTGCACGACGCCCTTGCGGCCGCTCTCCTCCGGGAGCCCGGTGGTGAGCCGGCGCTCCTCGTAGGGCAACGGGTCGACGTCGAACATCCGCGCGATGCCCTGCCGACCCTCCACCTCGCACAACAGCACGTTCGTGCCCGCCCTGGCGAGGGCGAGCGCCAACGACGCGGCGACCGTCGACTTGCCGGTGCCCCCCTTGCCGGTGACCACGTGGAGCTTCACCCGCGACCAATCACTCACCCGGGCAGCCTAGCGATCGCACGGCACGGCCACCGGCTTTGCGGTGCGTGCTGGACGCCGCGGAGCGGCCGCCCGCTCACGCGAGCTTGTCCGCCAGCACGACCCAGGTGAAGAAGCACACGCCGAGCAGCATGCCCACGTGCCCCAGGATCGACAGCGCCGGCCCGTCGCCCCAGCTGTCGCCGGTCGTGGCCCGGGCGTGCGCGCCCGAGGCGGACTGCCACCGGGCCAGGATCAGGATGCCGATGACCACCTCCACCCACCAGGCGAGGAGTGCGACCGCGCCGAGGGTCCCGCCCGGGGCGGTGAGGTAGGCGATCCACGCGACCAGTGCCACGACGCCGACGGCGGTGTGGGCGTTGACCACGCCGAGGGGGACACGCGCGCTGCCCGCCTGCGACTGCTCCGAGGAGAGCCGCATCCGGGTGAGGAGGACGACGACGGCCGCCAGGCCGGTGAGCAGCCACACGGCGTTGTCGAGGTTCACGGGCGGCATCGTCGCACAACCCGTGACATGGGCCACGCCGTCTCGCGTGAGTAGGCTGCGGACCATGACCAAGTGGGAGTACCAGGTGGCGCCGGTGTTGAACCACGCCGCCACGCAGATCCTGAACAACTTCGGCGAGGACGGCTGGGAGCTCGTCGCCATCATGGGCGGCGAGGGCGGCAACGACATCGCCTACTTCAAGCGCCCCGCCGAGGGCTGACATGGCCGCGGCGAGCACCCCCGAGGAGCGGCTGGCCGAGCTCGGGCTGAGCGTGCCCGACGTCGTGCCGCCCGTGGCGGCGTACGTCCCCGCGGTGCGCAGTGGCGACCACGTGCTGACCGCGGGCCAGCTGCCGATGCGCGACGGCGAGCTGCTGGCCACCGGCAAGGTCGGTGCGGAGGTCACGCCGGAGACGGCGTACGACGCCGCACGGCAGTGCGCCCTCAACGGGCTGGCCGCCGTCCGGTCGGTGACCGGGGACCTGTCCGCGATCACCCGGATCGTCAAGGTGGTCGTGTTCGTCGCCTCCGACCCGGCCTTCACCGCCCAGCCCGGCGTCGCCAACGGCGCCTCGGAGCTGCTCGGCGAGGTCTTCGGCGACGCGGGCGTGCACGTCCGGTCCGCCGTCGGCGTCGCGGCGCTGCCGCTGGACGCGCCGGTCGAGGTCGAGCTGACCGTCGAGGTCGCCTCCTGATGCAGATCCCGGTCCCGCCGGTGCCGCTGCCGGAGAAGGTCGCGCAGGTGGCGCAGGAGTACGCCGACGGCACGCGGGAGCCGGCCGAGCCGCGCAACGCCGCGACCGTCGTACTGCTCCGCGACGCGGCGGCCGGCAGCGCCGGTGGGCCGGAGGTCTACCTGATGCGGCGGCAGGTCTCGATGGACTTCGCCGGCGGCATGTGCGTCTTCCCCGGGGGCGGCGTGGACGAGCGCGACTTCGACGGCACCGTCTCGTGGGCGGGCCCCTCCCCGGCGGAGTGGGCCCGGTTGCTCGGCACCGACGAGGAGGTGGCGCGGGCGTTGGTCTGCGCCGCGGTGCGCGAGACCTTCGAGGAGTCCGGCGTGCTGCTCGCCGGCCCGTCGGAGGACTCCGTCGTCGCCGACACCACCGGCGAGGACTGGGAGGCCGACCGCGTGGCGCTGGAGTCGCGCGAGCTGGCGATGACCGACTTCCTCGCCCGCCGCGGCCTGGTGCTGCGCACCGACCTGCTCGGCGCGTGGTCGGGCTGGCTGACGCCGGTCTTCGAGCCCAAGCGCTACCGCACGTGGTTCTTCGTGGCGGCGCTGCCGGAGGGGCAGCGCACGCGCGACGTCTCCACCGAGTCCTCCTCGGTGGTCTGGCAGGGCGCGACCTCGGCGGCCGAGGACGTCGAGGCGTCACGGATGGCGATGCTGCCGCCGACCTACCTGACCTGCCTCCACGTCGGCCAGCACCGCAGCGTGGCCGACGTGCTGGCCGCCGCGGACCGGGAGGTGGCGATGTTCATGCCCGAGGTCGAGCGCCTCGATGACGGCTTCACGCTGACCATCCCCGAGGAGCTGCGTCCCCTGCTCGCGGCACGGCGGCCATGACCCAGCAGCCGGAGTGGAACGGTGGCGCCTTCGGTGAGCGCGGACGGTGCGTGCTCGCCCCCAACCCCGGTGTCATGACGCTCGACGGCACCAACACCTGGGTCCTGCGCGAGCCCGGTGCGGAGCGGTCGATCGTCGTGGACCCGGGTCCCGTGGTGGACGAGCACCTCGACGCGGTCGCGGAGTCGGCCGGGCAGGTCGAGTACGTGCTGCTGACCCACCACCACCTCGACCACTCCGAGGCGGCGCGCGGCTTCGCTGAGCGCATGGGGTGCGGCGTCCGCGCCCTCGACCCCGAGCTGTGCTGGCGCTCGGAGCCGGTGACCGACGGCGAGCGGATCGACGTCGGTGGCCTTCAGGCCGAGGTCCTCACCACGCCGGGCCACACCTCGGACTCGATCTCGCTGGTGCTGCCGGCCGAGCGCGCCCTGCTGACCGGCGACATGGTGCTGGGGCGGGGGACCACGGTGGTGGTGCACCCCGACGGCGAGCTGTCGGCGTACTTCGACTCCATCGCGCGGATGCGCGCCCTGGTGAGCGAGGACCGGGTCGACACGCTCTGGCCGGCGCACGGCCCGGTGCTCGACGATGCCGCCGGCGTCCTCGACCACTACGTCGTCCACCGTCGCCAGCGCCTCGCGCAGGTGGAGGCGGCCCTGGAGCGACTCGGCCTCACCCCCACCGACCTGCCGCCCGACGTCGCCGAGCACGACACCCTGCCCCGCCGCGTCGTCGAGGTCGTCTACGCCGACGTCGACGAGTCGCTGTGGGGCGCCGCCGAGTGGTCGGTCCGCGCCCAGCTGGCCTACCTCGCCCGCCGCTGACCTCGCCGAGTCGGCGCCAACTCGGCTGTCCGGGGCGCCGAGTCGGCGCCAACTCGGCACTGAGCGCCGTCGTTGAGCCGAGTTCACGCCGACTCGACCCGTTCGTGGGCCGAGTTCACGCCGACTCGGTCAGTGGAACGTGGGGGCGCGCTTCTCGACGAAGGCGCTGATGCCCTCCTGGCCGCTGGGGGAGGAGCCGAGGTGGCTGATCGACTCGGCCTCGCGCCGCAGGGCAGACTCGGCGGCCGGCTCGGTCAGGTCGCGGATGAGGTGCTTGGCGGCGACCTGCGCGTCGCGGGAGCCGGCGAGCAGCGTCGCGACGACCTCCTCGGCAGTGGCCTCCAGCTCCTCGGCCGGTACGACGCGCGCCAGCAGCCCCGCGGCGTGCGCCTCCTGTGCCGAGAGCAGGTCCCCGAGGATCGCCAGCCGCAGCGTGCGGTGCATCCCGAGGGTGTTGACCAGCAGCGTGCCGCCACCGTCGGGGCTGAGTCCGACCTTGGCGTAGGCGAGGCTGAACTGCGCCGAGTCGGCGGCGAGCACGATGTCGGCCGCCGCCGACAACGGGAACCCCACGCCGGCCGCCGTGCCCTGCACGACGCTGACCACGACCGCGTCGCAGCGCTTGAGCTCGGTGACGATCCGGTGCGCGCCCTCGGCGAGCTCGAGCAGGTGCGACTTCGGGTCGCTCGCCTCGGCGAAGCCGTCCAGCGCACCGCCGACGGAGAAGAAGCGCCCCTCCGCCGCCAGCACGATCACCCGAGCGGCGTCGGCCTTGGCCTGCAGGATCGCGGCGAGCAGCGCGTCGCCGGACTCCGGCGTCAGCGGGTTGCCCGCGGACGGGTTGGTCAACGTGATCCGGGCACACCCGTCGGCATGGTGGTAGCGGACGGACTCGTGCTCACTCATCGGGTTCCTTTCACTCACGCGGCGCAGTCGCCGGTCGAGGCGGGGGAGGTGTCGTCGCGGGAGGCATCGGCGATCTCGGAGACCTGGCCCGCGGTGACGGCGTACCCGGTCTCGTTGTCGGTGACCGACGCAGCGAAGACCACGCCGGCGACGTCGCCGTCCTCGGTGACGATCGGGCCACCGGAGTTGCCCGGCCGCACCAGCGACCGGATCGAGTAGACGTCGCGCAGCACGGTGCCGCGGCCGTAGATGTCGGGTGAGCGCAGCCGCTGCTCGGACCGGATGCGGCCGGGCTGGGCGTCGTACGGCCCGTCCTCGGGGTAGCCGAGCACGGCCACCGGGTCGCGGGCCTCCGCGGCCGGGCCGCCCTGGATGTCGAACTGCAGCGAGGGCAGGTCCTGGGTGTCGAGGCGGAGTACGGCGATGTCGAGGTCGGAGTCGAACGCGACGACCTGCGCGGGCACCCGTTCCTGCCCGATCTCGACGACCGGCTCGCGGACGCCGGCGACCACGTGGGCGTTGGTCATCACGCGGTTGTCCTCGTAGATGAAGCCGGTGCCCTCGACGCCGCGGCCGCACACGTTGGTGCCGCGGACCTTGAGCACGCTGCGACGGGCCGCGACGACGTCGGGGTCCTCCAGCACCCGTCGCGGGCCGGGCCCGACCTCGACGATGCGCTCGGGGGCGAACGGCTCGAGGTAGCGCGGGAAGAAACCGAGACCGACCACGTTGTTGAAGGCGCCGAGCGCACTGGGGGCCGAACTCGGCAGCACCTCGTTGACCTTCGACAGGACCTGGGAGTTGCGCACCTGCTCGGTCACGCCGACGATGCGGGTGCCCGAGACGGCGACCCCCAGGGCCCAGGCGACCAGCAGCACCGCGAAGGCGCTGAGCGCGGCACCGCCCAGCGCGTCGAGGAACCGCGCCGGCTGCCAGGTGACCTTCTCGCGGACCTTGCTGCCGGCGTACTGCAGGACCGCCTGGCCCAGCGAAGCGCTGAGGATCACGATGAACAGTGCGCCCAGCGAGACCCAGATCGAGGGCTCGACGCCCGACAGCGCGATCGGGGCGAGCCAGATGCCGAACAGGCCCCCGGCGAGCAGCCCGACGGTGGCGAAGGCGCCGGTGATGAAGCCCTGCCAGTAGCCCGACAGGGCATAGGCCAGGACCAGCAGCAGGAGCAGGACGTCGAGGAAGTTCATCACTCCGCGTCCTCCTCCAGGATGTCCAGCTCGTCCGCGGACCGGTCGGGGTACTCCGCGAGCATGTAGTCAGGTAGTTCGTGCACCGGTGGCTCCGGGACCGGAGGCAACCATCCCAGAAAGTCGAGGAACCGGGTGATGATTCCGCCGGTGAATCCCCACAGGATCACGTCCTTGTCCTCGCCGATGAGGAAACCCGGGCCCACCCAGCCGCTGGGATGACGGACCTGGATGCGGTGGTCGGGGTCGATGAGCTCGGCCAGCGAGACCCGGTGGATCTCGTGGACCTCCTCCGGGGAGGTGATGGTGACCGGGTGCGGGTCACGCCACCAGCCGATCACCGGGGTGACGGCGAAATTCGACGGCGGGAGCCAGAGCTCGGGCAGCGCGGCGAAGACCTCGACGGAGGCGGGGGCGACCCCGATCTCCTCCTCGGCCTCGCGGACGGCGGCGGCCACGACGCTCTCGCCGGGATCGATCTTGCCGCCGGGGAAGGAGACCTGGCCCGGGTGCGAGCGCATGTCGTGCGCCCGCTCGGTCAGCAGCAGGTCGGGGCCGCCCTCGCCGTCGGTGTCCTCGCCGAAGAGCATCAGCACCGACCCGCGGCGCGGGTCGGACCCCTCCGGCGGCAGGAACCGGGTGAGGTCACTGCCCTGGATC comes from Nocardioides panacisoli and encodes:
- a CDS encoding thioesterase family protein, producing MTAAASADAVFVPGDGPGTFLPTEYARGPWSADAQHGGAPAALLAHCVEQEAGEGHRLARLTVEFLRPVPLTALQLTVTGRAGRSAGRWEATVTSEGATVATARAVTVAVPDQPLDVPTLAHEDPPPVALAEDLPRFRIPGMPDYPSFYADAMAPRVAAGTVDEPGEATAWFGFRLPLLAGADTRPASLAAATADFCNGLSWVLPLEEYLFSNADVSVNLWRAPIGAHVGLAARTTIGPEGTGVATGQLFDTTGVIGQASQTLVVRRR
- a CDS encoding ArsA family ATPase; the protein is MSRSRSRVGPTTTQSAGPLDVDALLDDRDTGIIVCCGSGGVGKTTTSAALALRAAERGRKVVVLTIDPARRLAQSMGIEELDNTPRPVQGVATDATDGESGRLDAMMLDMKRTFDEVVESQASPEKAQQILDNPFYVALSSSFAGTQEYMAMEKLGQIHREAQRSGDYDLIVVDTPPSRSALDFLDAPERLSSFLDGRFIRLMLAPARGPARLMTAGFGLVTGALTKVLGAQVLRDLQTFVAALDTVFGGFRQRAQKTYSLLQADGTAFLVVAAPEPDALREAAYFVERLSEDEMPLAGLVVNRANPQPASALEAEDALAAAGRLRREDPASLTAGLLRLHADQVQSVTRERALRERFATAHPQVPRAVVPALAGDVHDLAGLREVGDLLADQA
- a CDS encoding ArsA-related P-loop ATPase; protein product: MSDWSRVKLHVVTGKGGTGKSTVAASLALALARAGTNVLLCEVEGRQGIARMFDVDPLPYEERRLTTGLPEESGRKGVVHALHIDAESALLEYLAMYYRLGRAGKALDKFGVVEFATTIAPGVRDVLLTGKVYEAVQRNTRNRGAQEYDAVVLDAPPTGRITQFLNVSNELAGLAKVGPIKQQSDTMMQLFRSPRTAVHLVTLLEEMPVQETADAIEEVREVDIPVGGVVVNQVRPQDLTTEELAAARAGTLDRDAIAGDLSGAGLEPDDALVDGLLSEARNHADRRALEDSQRERIAALDVPAYELPRLAGGVDLGGLYELASTMREQGLA
- a CDS encoding DUF4177 domain-containing protein, which translates into the protein MTKWEYQVAPVLNHAATQILNNFGEDGWELVAIMGGEGGNDIAYFKRPAEG
- a CDS encoding RidA family protein, with the protein product MAAASTPEERLAELGLSVPDVVPPVAAYVPAVRSGDHVLTAGQLPMRDGELLATGKVGAEVTPETAYDAARQCALNGLAAVRSVTGDLSAITRIVKVVVFVASDPAFTAQPGVANGASELLGEVFGDAGVHVRSAVGVAALPLDAPVEVELTVEVAS
- a CDS encoding NUDIX hydrolase, with amino-acid sequence MQIPVPPVPLPEKVAQVAQEYADGTREPAEPRNAATVVLLRDAAAGSAGGPEVYLMRRQVSMDFAGGMCVFPGGGVDERDFDGTVSWAGPSPAEWARLLGTDEEVARALVCAAVRETFEESGVLLAGPSEDSVVADTTGEDWEADRVALESRELAMTDFLARRGLVLRTDLLGAWSGWLTPVFEPKRYRTWFFVAALPEGQRTRDVSTESSSVVWQGATSAAEDVEASRMAMLPPTYLTCLHVGQHRSVADVLAAADREVAMFMPEVERLDDGFTLTIPEELRPLLAARRP
- a CDS encoding MBL fold metallo-hydrolase; this encodes MTQQPEWNGGAFGERGRCVLAPNPGVMTLDGTNTWVLREPGAERSIVVDPGPVVDEHLDAVAESAGQVEYVLLTHHHLDHSEAARGFAERMGCGVRALDPELCWRSEPVTDGERIDVGGLQAEVLTTPGHTSDSISLVLPAERALLTGDMVLGRGTTVVVHPDGELSAYFDSIARMRALVSEDRVDTLWPAHGPVLDDAAGVLDHYVVHRRQRLAQVEAALERLGLTPTDLPPDVAEHDTLPRRVVEVVYADVDESLWGAAEWSVRAQLAYLARR
- a CDS encoding enoyl-CoA hydratase/isomerase family protein, whose translation is MSEHESVRYHHADGCARITLTNPSAGNPLTPESGDALLAAILQAKADAARVIVLAAEGRFFSVGGALDGFAEASDPKSHLLELAEGAHRIVTELKRCDAVVVSVVQGTAAGVGFPLSAAADIVLAADSAQFSLAYAKVGLSPDGGGTLLVNTLGMHRTLRLAILGDLLSAQEAHAAGLLARVVPAEELEATAEEVVATLLAGSRDAQVAAKHLIRDLTEPAAESALRREAESISHLGSSPSGQEGISAFVEKRAPTFH
- a CDS encoding MarP family serine protease, whose translation is MNFLDVLLLLLVLAYALSGYWQGFITGAFATVGLLAGGLFGIWLAPIALSGVEPSIWVSLGALFIVILSASLGQAVLQYAGSKVREKVTWQPARFLDALGGAALSAFAVLLVAWALGVAVSGTRIVGVTEQVRNSQVLSKVNEVLPSSAPSALGAFNNVVGLGFFPRYLEPFAPERIVEVGPGPRRVLEDPDVVAARRSVLKVRGTNVCGRGVEGTGFIYEDNRVMTNAHVVAGVREPVVEIGQERVPAQVVAFDSDLDIAVLRLDTQDLPSLQFDIQGGPAAEARDPVAVLGYPEDGPYDAQPGRIRSEQRLRSPDIYGRGTVLRDVYSIRSLVRPGNSGGPIVTEDGDVAGVVFAASVTDNETGYAVTAGQVSEIADASRDDTSPASTGDCAA
- a CDS encoding NUDIX hydrolase; protein product: MTPALGLPDVVPDLPEWLHPVRDGAARIQGSDLTRFLPPEGSDPRRGSVLMLFGEDTDGEGGPDLLLTERAHDMRSHPGQVSFPGGKIDPGESVVAAAVREAEEEIGVAPASVEVFAALPELWLPPSNFAVTPVIGWWRDPHPVTITSPEEVHEIHRVSLAELIDPDHRIQVRHPSGWVGPGFLIGEDKDVILWGFTGGIITRFLDFLGWLPPVPEPPVHELPDYMLAEYPDRSADELDILEEDAE